In Cydia pomonella isolate Wapato2018A chromosome 1, ilCydPomo1, whole genome shotgun sequence, one genomic interval encodes:
- the LOC133529685 gene encoding uncharacterized protein LOC133529685 — translation MSHSKEHENTENALVKIDLKNAFNCVERDSILKEVLELAPPLYPYLYQCYSDATNLYFKENIVLSQIGAQQGDPLGPLLFCLAIHKSITTLNSPLNVWYLDDGVIGGRPETIIEDLKNLIPTFKELGLEVNPTKCELFCGSMSESSFSALQTLLPGIKRLDKASLSLLGAPIFPEGVSAALRTKKDALVAARNHLTNLSSHVSMTLLRHCFATPRMTYILRTSPSWQFPESAKEIDQELKSTLQLILNVDLTDTQWIQASLPIRHGGLGIRRVEDIGLIAFLASAHGTVDLVTRILALNGGNSPVPFVSEALAKWSASMPGDARPDDPAVQRQWDDIWSRDIYNSLLTDASGVDLARLKALAQPESGAWMHALPSPQLGTLLDNDSLRIAVALRLGASVCESHRCRCGAMVEANGHHGLSCQRCAGRFPRHQSINEIIRRAMVSASVPCVLEPPGLSRADGKRPDGLTLIPWRRGRCLLWDATCVSTFAASHLRQTTRCAGSAAESAAKLKHTKYSALESRYDFVPVAIETAGPWGSEARRLIAELGRRLRERGCDPRSGSYLVQQISIAVQRGNAAGRQLLGLGDSLPF, via the exons ATGTCTCATTCAAAAG AACATGAAAACACTGAAAATGCACTCGTTAAAATTGATCTAAAAAATGCATTCAACTGTGTCGAAAGAGATAGCATATTAAAGGAGGTCCTTGAACTTGCACCACCTCTCTACCCCTATTTATACCAATGCTATTCCGACGCAACCAATCTTTACTTCAAAGAAAATATAGTGTTGTCACAAATCGGTGCCCAGCAGGGCGATCCTTTAGGTCCTCTGCTCTTTTGCTTGGCTATACATAAATCTATTACTACATTAAATTCTCCGCTCAATGTATGGTACCTTGACGATGGAGTTATCGGTGGAAGGCCCGAAACAATAATCGAGGACCTAAAGAACCTCATACCCACTTTCAAAGAACTTGGGCTAGAAGTAAACCCTACGAAATGCGAGCTCTTCTGTGGGTCTATGTCCGAATCTTCCTTTTCGGCTCTGCAAACACTATTGCCGGGAATCAAAAGACTTGACAAAGCATCTCTCTCCCTATTAGGTGCGCCCATTTTCCCCGAGGGTGTCAGTGCCGCCCTTCGAACTAAAAAGGATGCACTTGTGGCAGCTCGAAACCACTTGACCAATCTTTCATCTCATGTATCCATGACACTACTACGTCATTGTTTCGCCACACCCCGGATGACATATATCTTAAGGACGTCTCCCTCATGGCAATTCCCTGAATCAGCAAAAGAAATAGATCAAGAATTAAAGTCTACCTTGCAACTTATTTTAAACGTCGATCTAACGGACACACAGTGGATCCAGGCGAGCCTTCCCATACGACACGGCGGCCTTGGTATTCGTCGCGTCGAAGATATAGGACTCATTGCTTTTCTAGCGTCTGCACATGGAACCGTGGACCTTGTCACTCGAATATTAGCTCTTAATGGTGGCAACTCCCCGGTTCCATTTGTCTCAGAAGCCTTGGCAAAGTGGTCGGCATCTATGCCGGGTGACGCACGGCCTGACGACCCCGCTGTCCAAAGACAATGGGACGACATCTGGAGTAGAGATATATACAACTCGTTGCTTACTGATGCATCGGGTGTCGATCTGGCACGCCTTAAAGCTCTTGCACAGCCAGAGTCAGGGGCCTGGATGCATGCACTGCCCTCACCCCAGCTTGGTACACTGCTAGACAACGACTCGTTAAGAATAGCAGTGGCACTCCGGTTGGGGGCCAGTGTGTGCGAGTCTCATCGTTGCAGATGCGGAGCAATGGTAGAAGCCAACGGACACCATGGTCTGAGCTGCCAAAGGTGCGCGGGGCGATTTCCTAGACACCAATCGATCAACGAGATCATACGAAGGGCAATGGTGTCGGCTAGCGTGCCTTGCGTACTGGAGCCACCTGGCTTGAGTCGTGCAGATGGAAAAAGACCGGACGGACTGACCTTGATTCCATGGCGAAGGGGACGCTGTCTCTTGTGGGACGCGACTTGTGTAAGCACCTTTGCCGCGTCCCACTTGAGGCAAACCACACGGTGTGCTGGCTCAGCGGCGGAATCCGCCGCTAAGCTAAAGCACACTAAATACTCCGCCCTGGAATCAAGATACGATTTCGTACCGGTGGCAATAGAGACCGCGGGGCCCTGGGGCTCTGAGGCTCGCCGCCTGATTGCAGAACTGGGTCGGCGTCTTCGGGAGAGGGGCTGCGACCCTCGCTCTGGATCGTACCTGGTTCAACAGATCTCAATTGCAGtgcagcgaggaaatgctgcag